The Rhodothermales bacterium genome segment GGGAGGAGTCGCTCCGAACCTACATTACCGTGAAGTGGCTGCCTTACTTGCCCTCGACGCGGAGGATGTTGCGGCACACGACGCTGCTCCTGGCGACCAATAGCGAGACCCTCGCCATCGCCCGTCAGATGGGCGCACCGCGAGCCGAGTTGTTTCTGGACACCGGGCTGCCGGCGACTTATTACGCCGCCGAGCCCAAATATCATTTTCGAGACCATACAGCACACATCCTCTGGGTAGGCCGTCTGCTGGAGCGCAAGGCGCTGCTGCTTTCACTGGAGGCCGTCGCGCGGCTCAAGATCCCTTTTTCGATGACCATCCTGGGAGATGGTCCGCAGGACGCCGATGTGAACGGCTGGATCGAATCGCTGGGTCTGACCGGGCGGGTACACGCCCCCGGGCGCGTCGCCTGGAGCGAGGTACAGCGTGCGTATGAAGAAAACGAGATCTTTTTGTTTACCAGCCTGCGGGATTCGTTCGGGTCGCAGTTGTTGGAGGCGATGAGTAACGGCCTGGCGATCGTCACGTTGGATCATCAGGGTGCGCACGACTTTGTACCGGACGAAGCCGGCCTCAAGGTGCCTGTCACCACGCCGGAAGAAACGGCCGAGCGCCTTGCCGATGCCATTGC includes the following:
- a CDS encoding glycosyltransferase family 4 protein; this translates as MRVLLAAYACEPHRGSEEGFGWNWATHLASQGHDVWVMTRPLARSAIERAMTEAPMPNLHFVYVDIPSRYRRFIKGLFGVYAHYFLWQRSAYREAKSVIGRQEIDLVHHVTWGSLIGGSWLWKLGKPFVFGPVGGGQVAPAAFSRYFPTRWREESLRTYITVKWLPYLPSTRRMLRHTTLLLATNSETLAIARQMGAPRAELFLDTGLPATYYAAEPKYHFRDHTAHILWVGRLLERKALLLSLEAVARLKIPFSMTILGDGPQDADVNGWIESLGLTGRVHAPGRVAWSEVQRAYEENEIFLFTSLRDSFGSQLLEAMSNGLAIVTLDHQGAHDFVPDEAGLKVPVTTPEETAERLADAIAALYRQPERLAGMSAAGLAFARTNEWTLKAKQVTRLYDTITPQTPRREPVY